From the Rhinolophus sinicus isolate RSC01 linkage group LG02, ASM3656204v1, whole genome shotgun sequence genome, one window contains:
- the ASCL1 gene encoding achaete-scute homolog 1, giving the protein MESSAKMESGGAGQPPQAQPQQPFLPPAACFFATAAAAAAAAAQSAQQQQAPQLSPATDGQPSGGGHKSAPKQVKRQRSSSPELMRCKRRLNFSGFGYSLPQQQPAAVARRNERERNRVKLVNLGFATLREHVPNGAANKKMSKVETLRSAVEYIRALQQLLDEHDAVSAAFQAGVLSPTISPNYSNDMNSMAGSPVSSYSSDEGSYDPLSPEEQELLDFTNWF; this is encoded by the coding sequence ATGGAGAGCTCTGCCAAGATGGAGAGCGGCGGCGCGGGCCAGCCGCCCCAGGCGCAGCCCCAGCAGCCCTTCCTGCCGCCGGCAGCCTGCTTCTTTGCCACGGCGGCAGCCGCGGCGGCGGCAGCCGCGCAGAGCGCACAGCAGCAGCAGGCGCCGCAACTGAGTCCGGCGACCGACGGACAGCCCTCAGGGGGCGGTCACAAATCAGCGCCCAAGCAAGTCAAGCGACAGCGCTCGTCCTCGCCTGAACTAATGCGCTGCAAACGCCGGCTCAACTTCAGCGGCTTCGGCTACAGCCTGCCGCAGCAGCAGCCGGCTGCCGTGGCGCGCCGCAACGAGCGCGAGCGCAACCGCGTCAAGCTGGTCAATCTGGGCTTTGCCACCCTTCGGGAGCACGTCCCCAACGGCGCCGCCAACAAGAAGATGAGCAAGGTGGAGACACTGCGCTCCGCGGTCGAGTACATCCGCGCGCTGCAGCAGCTGCTGGATGAGCACGACGCGGTGAGCGCTGCCTTCCAAGCGGGCGTCCTGTCTCCCACCATCTCCCCCAACTACTCCAACGACATGAACTCCATGGCCGGCTCGCCGGTCTCATCCTACTCTTCGGACGAGGGTTCTTATGACCCGCTCAGCCCCGAGGAGCAAGAGCTGCTCGACTTCACCAACTGGTTCTGA